From one Paracoccus pantotrophus genomic stretch:
- the phnH gene encoding phosphonate C-P lyase system protein PhnH translates to MNAILTGGFADPSTQSAHAFRALLEAMARPGRIFAVQGARPPAPISVAAGVALLTLTDATTPLHLAGAADCEALRGWIGFHTGAPLVAADQAQFALGRWDALQPVSRFRIGEPSYPDRSATLIVDLDRLEAEGARLTGPGIETEARLSLPETAGFRANRALFPLGLDCILTCGARLAALPRSTIVEDA, encoded by the coding sequence ATGAACGCCATCCTGACCGGCGGTTTCGCCGACCCCTCGACCCAATCCGCCCATGCCTTTCGCGCGCTCTTGGAGGCCATGGCCCGGCCCGGCCGCATCTTTGCCGTGCAGGGCGCCCGGCCGCCCGCGCCGATCTCGGTCGCGGCCGGGGTGGCGCTCTTGACCCTGACCGACGCCACCACGCCGCTGCATCTGGCCGGCGCCGCGGATTGCGAGGCGCTGCGCGGCTGGATCGGCTTTCACACCGGCGCGCCGCTGGTTGCGGCCGATCAGGCGCAATTCGCGCTTGGCCGCTGGGATGCGCTGCAACCGGTCAGCCGCTTTCGCATCGGCGAGCCGTCCTATCCCGACCGCTCGGCCACGCTGATCGTGGATCTGGACCGGCTGGAGGCAGAGGGCGCCCGCCTGACCGGCCCTGGCATCGAAACCGAGGCGCGGCTTTCGCTGCCCGAAACTGCCGGCTTCCGCGCCAACCGGGCGCTGTTCCCGCTGGGCCTCGATTGCATCCTGACCTGCGGCGCGCGCCTTGCCGCCCTGCCGCGCAGCACCATCGTGGAGGACGCCTGA
- the phnG gene encoding phosphonate C-P lyase system protein PhnG, whose translation MSHSPHPETAARRDWISALAKAPPGRLAALLPELPAHEMLRAPEIGTVMVQGRIGGTGAPFNLGEMTVTRCSVRLSGGAVGHACVQGRDKAHAARAAVADALMQTDAAPQIAAQVLGPLRQEAAEARATRAAKAAATRVEFFTMLRGEDA comes from the coding sequence ATGTCCCACTCTCCCCATCCTGAAACCGCTGCGCGCCGCGACTGGATCTCGGCGCTGGCCAAGGCGCCGCCGGGGCGGCTGGCGGCGCTGCTGCCCGAATTGCCGGCGCATGAGATGCTGCGTGCGCCCGAGATCGGCACCGTGATGGTGCAGGGCCGCATCGGCGGCACCGGCGCGCCCTTCAACCTGGGCGAGATGACCGTGACCCGCTGCTCGGTCCGGTTGTCGGGCGGGGCGGTGGGCCATGCCTGCGTGCAGGGCCGCGACAAGGCCCATGCCGCCCGCGCCGCCGTCGCCGATGCGCTGATGCAGACCGATGCGGCGCCGCAGATTGCGGCGCAGGTGCTGGGCCCGCTGCGCCAGGAGGCCGCCGAAGCCCGCGCCACCCGCGCCGCCAAGGCCGCCGCCACCCGCGTCGAATTCTTCACCATGCTGCGCGGAGAGGACGCATGA
- a CDS encoding DUF1045 domain-containing protein has protein sequence MEIMKRYAVYYAPPEGEFARRADAWLGWDATTGQPLTPPELGLPAEEITRDPRRYGFHGTLKPPFRLAEGRDAEALHRAVEALAARLSPVILPGLRLASLGGFLALVPEGDTAPLQTLAATVVAALDGFRAPLTEAEIARRRPEQLTPRQRELLELWGYPYVMEEFRFHLTLTDRLEEPLAAEAARILEAHFAPVLPRPFKVSDLCLFGEAGDGRFHLLHRYTLSG, from the coding sequence ATGGAAATCATGAAGCGTTACGCCGTCTATTACGCCCCGCCCGAGGGGGAATTCGCCCGCCGCGCCGATGCATGGCTGGGCTGGGATGCCACCACGGGCCAGCCGCTGACCCCGCCGGAACTGGGCCTGCCGGCCGAGGAGATCACCCGCGATCCGCGCCGATACGGCTTTCACGGCACGCTGAAGCCGCCCTTCCGGCTGGCCGAGGGCCGGGATGCCGAAGCATTGCACCGGGCGGTCGAGGCTCTGGCGGCGCGGCTTTCGCCGGTGATCCTGCCCGGGCTGCGGCTGGCGAGCCTTGGCGGCTTTCTGGCCTTGGTGCCCGAGGGCGACACCGCGCCGCTGCAAACCCTGGCCGCGACGGTGGTGGCGGCGCTGGACGGCTTTCGCGCGCCCCTGACCGAGGCCGAGATCGCCCGCCGCCGCCCCGAGCAGCTGACGCCGCGGCAGCGCGAGCTGCTGGAGCTTTGGGGCTATCCCTATGTGATGGAGGAATTCCGCTTCCACCTGACCCTGACCGACCGGCTGGAGGAACCGCTGGCCGCCGAGGCGGCGCGGATCCTGGAGGCGCATTTCGCCCCGGTCCTGCCCCGGCCCTTCAAGGTCTCGGACCTGTGCCTGTTCGGCGAGGCCGGGGACGGGCGCTTTCACCTGCTGCATCGCTATACCCTTTCCGGCTGA
- a CDS encoding Tn3 family transposase, which translates to MPRRVTLTDRQKDALLRLPTSQTDLLKHYTLSDEDLGHIRLRRRAHNRFGFALQLCVLRYPGRVLAPGELIPAEVIEFIGAQLGLGADDLVDYAAREETRHEHLAELRGLYGFRTFSGRGASELKEWLFREAEMAVSNEDIARRFVAECRRTRTVLPATSTIERLCAAALVDAERRIETRIASRLPMSIREQLLALLEETADDRVTRFVWLRQFEPGSNSSSANRLLDRLEYLQRIDLPEDLLAGVPAHRVTRLRRQGERYYADGMRDLPEDRRLAILAVCVSEWQAMLADAVVETHDRIVGRLYRASERICHAKVADEAGVVRDTLKSFAEIGGALVDAQDDGQPLGDVIASGSGWDGLKTLVAMATRLTATMADDPLNHVLDGYHRFRRYAPRMLRLLDLRAAPVALPLLEAVTALRTGLNDAAMTSFLRPSSKWHRHLRAQRAGDARLWEIAVLFHLRDAFRSGDVWLTRSRRYGDLKHALVPAQSIAEGGRLAVPLRPEEWLADRQARLDMRLRELGRAARAGTIPGGSIENGVLHIEKLEAAAPTGAEDLVLDLYKQIPPTRITDLLLEVDAATGFTEAFTHLRTGAPCADRIGLMNVILAEGINLGLRKMADATNTHTFWELIRIGRWHVEGEAYDRALAMVVEAQAALPMARFWGMGTSASSDGQFFVATEQGEAMNLVNAKYGNTPGLKAYSHVSDQYAPFATQVIPATASEAPYILDGLLMNDAGRHIREQFTDTGGFTDHVFAACAILGYRFAPRIRDLPSKRLYAFNPSAAPAHLRALIGGKVNQAMIERNWPDILRIAATIAAGTVAPSQILRKLASYPRQNELATALREVGRVERTLFMIDWILDAELQRRAQIGLNKGEAHHALKRAISFHRRGEIRDRSAEGQHYRIAGMNLLAAIIIFWNTMKLGEVVANQKRDGKLLSPDLLAHVSPLGWEHINLTGEYRWPKP; encoded by the coding sequence TTCACAGACGGATTTGCTCAAGCACTATACGCTGAGTGATGAAGACCTTGGGCATATCAGGCTGCGTCGGCGCGCTCACAACAGGTTCGGCTTCGCCCTGCAATTGTGTGTCCTGCGCTATCCCGGCCGGGTGCTGGCTCCAGGCGAACTGATCCCTGCAGAGGTCATCGAATTTATCGGAGCGCAGCTTGGCCTGGGTGCCGACGATCTCGTAGACTATGCTGCCCGCGAGGAAACACGGCACGAGCATCTTGCCGAGTTACGGGGGCTCTACGGCTTCCGCACCTTCTCCGGACGTGGTGCGAGCGAGCTGAAGGAATGGTTGTTCCGAGAAGCCGAGATGGCGGTGTCGAACGAGGATATCGCCCGTCGCTTCGTAGCCGAGTGCCGACGCACCCGCACTGTCCTTCCCGCGACATCCACGATCGAGCGGCTTTGTGCCGCGGCTCTCGTCGATGCCGAGCGACGCATCGAGACGAGGATCGCCAGTCGGCTGCCTATGTCGATCCGAGAACAGTTGCTGGCATTGCTCGAGGAGACGGCTGATGATCGGGTGACCCGTTTTGTGTGGCTGCGCCAGTTCGAGCCTGGCTCGAACTCTTCGTCGGCCAACCGGCTGCTCGACCGGCTCGAATATCTGCAACGCATCGATCTCCCCGAGGATCTGCTTGCCGGCGTTCCTGCCCATCGGGTGACTCGTCTGCGCAGGCAGGGTGAACGGTATTATGCCGACGGCATGCGCGATCTCCCGGAGGACAGGCGGCTTGCGATCTTGGCTGTTTGCGTCTCGGAATGGCAGGCGATGTTGGCCGACGCAGTGGTCGAAACCCACGACCGGATCGTCGGCCGTCTCTACCGTGCTTCGGAGCGTATTTGCCATGCAAAGGTCGCAGACGAAGCGGGGGTGGTGCGTGACACCCTGAAATCCTTCGCCGAGATCGGGGGCGCCCTGGTCGATGCACAGGATGATGGCCAGCCGCTGGGCGATGTCATCGCGAGTGGGTCAGGGTGGGACGGCTTAAAAACCCTTGTTGCAATGGCAACCAGGCTGACCGCCACCATGGCCGACGATCCGCTCAATCATGTGCTCGACGGTTATCACCGCTTCCGCCGATACGCTCCACGCATGTTGCGCCTGCTCGATCTGCGAGCTGCGCCCGTTGCACTGCCGCTTCTGGAAGCGGTGACGGCCCTTCGTACCGGTTTGAACGATGCCGCGATGACCAGCTTCTTGCGGCCCAGCTCGAAATGGCATCGCCACCTTCGGGCCCAGAGGGCTGGCGACGCTCGCCTATGGGAGATCGCGGTGCTGTTCCATCTGCGCGATGCGTTCCGCTCCGGAGATGTCTGGCTTACTAGGTCCCGGCGCTATGGCGATCTGAAACACGCACTCGTTCCGGCACAATCCATCGCGGAAGGCGGTCGTCTCGCTGTGCCATTGCGGCCGGAGGAATGGCTGGCAGACCGGCAAGCTCGCCTCGACATGCGGTTGCGCGAGCTTGGCCGTGCCGCTCGCGCAGGCACGATCCCGGGCGGGTCGATTGAAAACGGCGTTCTGCATATCGAGAAACTCGAAGCCGCCGCGCCGACAGGCGCCGAAGATCTGGTGCTCGATCTCTACAAGCAGATCCCGCCCACGCGCATCACCGATCTCCTGCTGGAGGTGGATGCGGCGACCGGCTTCACCGAAGCGTTCACCCATCTGCGCACAGGAGCACCCTGCGCTGACCGGATCGGGCTAATGAACGTTATCTTGGCGGAAGGGATCAACCTCGGCTTGCGCAAAATGGCGGATGCGACAAACACCCACACCTTCTGGGAATTGATCCGCATTGGACGGTGGCATGTCGAGGGCGAAGCCTATGACCGGGCGCTGGCCATGGTGGTCGAGGCACAGGCAGCGTTACCCATGGCCCGGTTCTGGGGCATGGGCACGTCGGCTTCGAGCGACGGACAGTTCTTCGTCGCTACAGAGCAAGGTGAGGCCATGAACCTGGTCAACGCGAAATATGGCAATACCCCGGGCCTGAAAGCCTATAGCCACGTCTCCGACCAATATGCGCCGTTCGCAACCCAGGTGATTCCTGCAACGGCAAGCGAAGCGCCTTACATCCTCGATGGCCTGCTGATGAACGATGCTGGACGCCATATCCGCGAGCAGTTCACCGACACGGGCGGCTTCACCGATCACGTCTTTGCCGCATGTGCCATTCTCGGCTACCGGTTCGCTCCGCGCATCCGCGACCTGCCATCCAAACGGCTCTACGCGTTCAATCCGTCGGCCGCCCCGGCGCACCTGCGAGCGTTGATCGGCGGAAAGGTCAACCAAGCCATGATCGAGCGCAATTGGCCCGACATCCTGCGCATCGCCGCCACCATTGCTGCCGGGACCGTCGCGCCAAGCCAGATTCTGCGGAAACTCGCCTCCTATCCGCGGCAGAACGAGCTCGCGACAGCCCTGCGGGAAGTCGGTCGCGTCGAGCGCACCCTGTTCATGATCGACTGGATTCTGGATGCCGAACTCCAACGGCGTGCCCAGATCGGGCTCAACAAAGGCGAAGCTCATCATGCGCTGAAGCGGGCAATCAGCTTCCACCGCCGCGGTGAAATCCGCGACCGTTCCGCCGAAGGCCAGCATTACCGCATCGCCGGCATGAATCTGCTCGCCGCCATCATCATCTTCTGGAACACCATGAAGCTCGGCGAGGTCGTTGCAAACCAGAAACGCGATGGAAAGCTGCTATCGCCCGATCTCTTGGCCCATGTTTCGCCGCTCGGATGGGAACACATCAATCTCACCGGAGAATATCGCTGGCCAAAGCCTTAG
- the phnK gene encoding phosphonate C-P lyase system protein PhnK translates to MTLMQNAITAAPLLSVQGLTKRYGARIGCMGVGFDLYPGEVLGIVGESGSGKSTLLSCLAGHQRPDEGRILFDGADVLAFSEAERRRLLRGDWAYVHQNPRDGLRMGVSAGGNVGERLMAVGGRNYATIRESATDWLGRVEIAADRIDDRPSAFSGGMQQRLQIARNLVTGPRLVFMDEPTGGLDVSVQARLLDLLRGLVRDLGLSVVIVTHDLAVVRLLADRLMVMKSGRVVECGLTDQVLDDPQHAYTQLLVSSVLQV, encoded by the coding sequence ATGACCCTGATGCAGAACGCCATCACCGCCGCACCACTGCTGTCGGTGCAGGGCCTGACGAAACGCTACGGTGCCCGGATCGGCTGCATGGGCGTCGGCTTCGACCTTTATCCCGGCGAGGTGCTGGGCATCGTCGGCGAAAGCGGTTCGGGGAAATCGACGTTGCTGTCCTGCCTTGCCGGGCACCAGCGCCCGGACGAGGGGCGGATCCTGTTCGACGGCGCCGATGTGCTGGCTTTCTCCGAGGCCGAGCGGCGCCGGCTGTTGCGCGGCGACTGGGCCTATGTCCACCAGAACCCGCGCGACGGGCTGCGCATGGGCGTCTCGGCCGGCGGCAATGTCGGCGAGCGGCTGATGGCCGTGGGGGGGCGCAACTATGCCACCATCCGCGAGAGTGCCACCGACTGGCTGGGTCGGGTCGAGATCGCGGCGGACCGGATCGACGACCGCCCCTCGGCCTTCTCGGGCGGCATGCAGCAACGCTTGCAGATCGCCCGCAACCTGGTGACGGGGCCGCGGCTGGTGTTCATGGACGAACCCACCGGCGGGCTTGACGTCAGCGTGCAGGCGCGGCTGCTGGACCTGTTGCGCGGGCTGGTGCGCGACCTTGGCCTGTCGGTGGTGATCGTGACCCATGACCTTGCCGTGGTGCGGCTGCTTGCGGACCGGCTGATGGTGATGAAATCCGGCCGCGTGGTGGAATGCGGGCTGACCGACCAGGTGCTGGACGATCCGCAGCATGCCTATACCCAGCTTCTCGTGTCCTCTGTCCTTCAGGTGTAG
- the phnL gene encoding phosphonate C-P lyase system protein PhnL, whose amino-acid sequence MIEIRNLSKSFTLHNQGGVAIPVMAGAHLRVAGGECVGLVGRSGAGKSTLMRMVYGNYLAEAGSIRIGEVDVVTAEPRQILALRRAVLGHVSQFLRVVPRVPTLEVVAEPLLRLGTPAPQARARAADLLARLNIPERLWRLSPTTFSGGEQQRVNIARGFAHDYPALLLDEPTASLDAQNREVVLRLIEEAKARGAAILGIFHDEGARDRVCDRLVDVTGFTPGLAA is encoded by the coding sequence ATGATCGAGATCCGGAACCTTTCGAAAAGCTTTACCCTGCACAATCAGGGCGGCGTGGCGATCCCGGTGATGGCGGGAGCGCATCTGCGCGTGGCCGGCGGCGAATGCGTTGGGCTGGTCGGCCGGTCCGGCGCCGGCAAATCGACGCTGATGCGCATGGTCTATGGCAATTACCTGGCCGAGGCCGGCTCGATCCGCATCGGCGAGGTCGATGTGGTCACGGCCGAGCCGCGGCAGATCCTGGCCTTGCGCCGCGCGGTTCTGGGCCATGTCAGCCAGTTCCTGCGCGTGGTGCCGCGCGTGCCGACGCTGGAGGTGGTGGCCGAGCCGCTGTTGCGGCTGGGCACCCCGGCCCCGCAGGCGCGGGCGCGTGCCGCGGATCTGCTGGCGCGGCTGAACATCCCCGAGCGGCTGTGGCGGCTGTCGCCCACCACCTTTTCGGGCGGCGAGCAGCAGCGGGTCAACATCGCCCGCGGCTTCGCCCATGACTATCCGGCGCTGCTGCTGGACGAGCCGACCGCGAGCCTCGACGCGCAGAACCGCGAGGTGGTGCTGCGCCTGATCGAGGAGGCCAAGGCCCGCGGCGCGGCGATCCTGGGCATCTTCCACGACGAGGGGGCGCGGGACCGGGTCTGCGACCGGCTGGTCGACGTGACCGGCTTTACGCCGGGGCTGGCGGCATGA
- a CDS encoding alpha-D-ribose 1-methylphosphonate 5-phosphate C-P-lyase PhnJ, whose protein sequence is MTDQAYNFAYLDEQTKRMIRRALLKALAVPGYQVPFASREMPMPYGWGTGGVQVTAACLTPDDRLKVIDQGADDTTNAVSIRRFFQRTAGVETTERTAEATVIQTRHRIPEQPLAEGQILVYQVPIPEPLRFLEPRETETRKMHELEEYGLMHVKLYEDIARHGEIATAYAYPVRVEGRYVMDPSPIPKFDNPKLAGNPAIQLFGAGREARIYAVPPYSDVVSLDFEDHPFVASKADHACDLCGSAGSYLDEVITDDRGTRMFVCSDTDFCASRRAQGHRGRLSPQGATP, encoded by the coding sequence ATGACCGACCAAGCCTATAATTTCGCCTATCTGGACGAACAGACCAAGCGGATGATCCGCCGCGCGCTTCTGAAGGCGTTGGCGGTGCCCGGCTATCAGGTGCCCTTCGCCAGCCGCGAGATGCCCATGCCCTATGGCTGGGGCACTGGCGGCGTGCAGGTGACGGCGGCCTGCCTGACCCCGGACGACCGGCTGAAGGTCATCGACCAGGGCGCCGACGACACCACCAATGCCGTGTCGATCCGCCGCTTCTTCCAGCGCACGGCGGGGGTCGAGACCACCGAGCGCACTGCGGAGGCCACGGTGATCCAGACCCGCCACCGCATCCCCGAGCAGCCGCTGGCCGAGGGGCAGATCCTGGTCTACCAGGTGCCGATCCCCGAGCCCCTGCGCTTTCTGGAGCCGCGAGAGACCGAGACGCGCAAGATGCACGAGCTTGAGGAATACGGGCTGATGCATGTCAAGCTTTACGAGGACATCGCCCGGCATGGCGAGATCGCGACCGCCTATGCCTATCCGGTGCGGGTCGAGGGGCGCTATGTCATGGACCCCTCGCCGATCCCGAAATTCGACAATCCGAAGCTGGCCGGCAACCCGGCGATCCAGCTGTTCGGCGCCGGGCGCGAGGCGCGCATCTATGCCGTGCCGCCATATTCGGATGTGGTCAGCCTGGATTTCGAGGACCATCCCTTTGTCGCCTCGAAGGCCGATCACGCATGCGACCTCTGCGGCTCGGCCGGCAGCTATCTGGACGAGGTCATCACCGACGACCGCGGCACGCGCATGTTCGTCTGTTCCGACACCGATTTCTGCGCCTCGCGCCGGGCACAGGGGCATCGCGGCCGCCTGTCGCCGCAAGGAGCCACGCCATGA
- the phnN gene encoding phosphonate metabolism protein/1,5-bisphosphokinase (PRPP-forming) PhnN, giving the protein MSRRLVAVVGPSGAGKDTLMALACAARPDIRAARRVVTRPAEAGGEDFDGVTEAEFAARERAGAFALHWRAHGLGYGIPAAALAGQGTLLINASRAVLAEARARFPGLTVLLVTAPPEVLARRLAGRGRESGADQAARLARAGFPLPPGIVPRVVVNDGTPEQGLARFLAALQPERV; this is encoded by the coding sequence ATGAGCCGGCGGCTGGTCGCCGTGGTCGGCCCCTCGGGCGCGGGCAAGGACACGCTGATGGCGCTGGCCTGCGCCGCGCGGCCTGACATCCGCGCCGCCCGCCGCGTCGTCACCCGCCCGGCCGAGGCGGGCGGCGAGGATTTCGACGGCGTCACCGAGGCCGAATTCGCCGCGCGCGAGCGGGCAGGCGCCTTTGCCCTGCATTGGCGCGCGCATGGGCTGGGCTATGGCATCCCGGCCGCGGCCTTGGCCGGGCAGGGGACGCTGCTCATCAATGCCAGCCGCGCCGTGCTGGCCGAGGCGCGGGCGCGCTTCCCCGGCCTGACGGTGCTGCTGGTGACGGCGCCGCCCGAGGTGCTGGCGCGGCGGCTTGCCGGGCGAGGCCGCGAAAGCGGCGCGGATCAGGCGGCGCGGCTGGCGCGGGCGGGCTTTCCGCTGCCGCCCGGCATCGTGCCGCGCGTGGTGGTGAACGACGGCACGCCGGAACAGGGGCTTGCCCGGTTCCTGGCCGCGCTTCAGCCGGAAAGGGTATAG
- a CDS encoding carbon-phosphorus lyase complex subunit PhnI, whose translation MYVAVKGGERAIDAAHAWLAEERRGDPAVPELTVAQIREQMALAVNRVMAEGSLYDPDLAALAIKQARGDLIEAVFLIRAYRTTLPRFGASRPVDTAAMAVDRRVSATFKDLPGGQVLGPTFDYTHRLLDFALAAEGTPPPAPMAPVSDEPVPHVTGLLDRDGLIEQQPAEDTPAPDLTRQPLELPASRALRLQALARADEGFTLSLAYSTQRGYGRTHAFVGELRIGRVAVEVELPELGFAVEIGEVELTECDTVNQFKGSKTEPPQFTRGYGLVMGQSERKAISMSLVDRALRWQELGEDFTGAPAQDEEFVLSHCDNIQSTGFLEHIKLPHYVDFQAELELVRRMRREAVQMQEAAE comes from the coding sequence ATGTATGTCGCCGTCAAAGGGGGCGAGCGCGCCATCGACGCCGCCCATGCCTGGCTGGCCGAGGAACGCCGCGGCGATCCCGCGGTCCCCGAGCTGACCGTGGCCCAGATCCGCGAGCAGATGGCGCTGGCGGTAAACCGGGTGATGGCCGAGGGCTCGCTTTACGATCCCGACCTCGCCGCGCTGGCGATCAAGCAGGCGCGCGGCGACCTGATCGAGGCGGTGTTCCTGATCCGCGCCTATCGCACCACATTGCCGCGTTTCGGCGCCTCGCGCCCGGTCGATACGGCGGCGATGGCGGTCGATCGCCGCGTCTCGGCCACCTTCAAGGATCTGCCGGGCGGGCAGGTGCTGGGCCCGACCTTCGACTATACCCACCGCCTGCTGGACTTCGCGCTGGCCGCCGAAGGCACGCCGCCGCCCGCCCCCATGGCGCCTGTCTCGGACGAGCCGGTGCCGCATGTCACCGGCCTGCTGGACCGCGACGGGCTGATCGAGCAGCAGCCGGCCGAGGACACGCCCGCCCCCGACCTGACCCGCCAGCCGCTGGAACTGCCGGCCTCGCGCGCGCTGCGCCTGCAGGCGCTGGCGCGGGCGGACGAGGGCTTCACCCTGTCGCTGGCCTATTCCACGCAGCGCGGCTATGGCCGCACCCATGCCTTTGTCGGCGAATTGCGCATCGGCCGCGTCGCGGTCGAGGTGGAGCTGCCCGAGCTGGGTTTCGCCGTCGAGATCGGCGAGGTCGAGCTGACCGAATGCGACACGGTGAACCAGTTCAAGGGCTCGAAGACCGAGCCGCCGCAATTCACCCGCGGCTATGGCCTGGTCATGGGCCAGTCGGAACGCAAGGCGATTTCCATGTCGCTGGTCGACCGCGCCCTGCGCTGGCAGGAACTGGGCGAGGATTTCACCGGCGCCCCCGCGCAGGATGAGGAATTCGTGCTAAGCCATTGCGACAACATCCAGTCGACGGGTTTCCTCGAACATATCAAGCTGCCGCATTACGTCGATTTCCAGGCCGAGCTGGAACTGGTCCGGCGCATGCGGCGCGAGGCCGTGCAGATGCAGGAGGCGGCGGAATGA
- the phnF gene encoding phosphonate metabolism transcriptional regulator PhnF, with protein MARSPIWKSIADTLAGEIAGGHYHPGDKLPSEAVLAARFGVNRHTVRHALAALAEAGTVRSRRGAGVFVAARPTDYPLGLRVRFHQNITASGRTPSRRLTLTETRAANAEEAEALRLGPGSPVHVVEGVSLVDGQPVAVFRSVFDAGRFPGLLRHVVAIPSVTAALAECGLRDYTRASTRLTAELAPAVMALALEVPEGAPVLRSVAVNVDAGGVPVEYGTTWFAGDRVTLTLRPEDAL; from the coding sequence ATGGCCCGCAGTCCGATCTGGAAATCCATCGCCGACACGCTGGCCGGTGAAATCGCCGGGGGGCATTACCACCCCGGCGACAAGCTGCCCTCCGAGGCGGTGCTGGCGGCGCGTTTCGGCGTCAATCGCCATACCGTGCGCCACGCGCTGGCCGCGCTGGCCGAGGCGGGGACGGTGCGCTCGCGTCGCGGGGCCGGGGTTTTCGTCGCGGCGCGGCCCACCGATTATCCGCTGGGCCTGCGGGTGCGGTTTCACCAGAACATCACCGCCTCGGGCCGCACGCCCTCGCGCCGGCTGACGCTGACCGAGACGCGCGCCGCCAATGCCGAGGAGGCCGAGGCGCTGCGCCTTGGCCCCGGCAGCCCGGTGCATGTGGTCGAGGGCGTGTCGCTGGTCGATGGCCAGCCGGTGGCGGTGTTCCGCTCGGTCTTCGATGCCGGACGCTTCCCCGGGCTTTTGCGGCATGTGGTGGCGATCCCCTCGGTCACGGCGGCGCTGGCGGAATGCGGGCTGAGGGACTACACCCGCGCCTCGACCCGGCTGACGGCGGAACTGGCGCCGGCGGTGATGGCGCTGGCGCTGGAGGTGCCGGAGGGCGCACCGGTGCTGCGTTCGGTGGCGGTGAACGTGGACGCGGGCGGCGTGCCGGTGGAATACGGCACCACCTGGTTCGCCGGCGACCGCGTCACGCTGACCCTGCGCCCCGAGGATGCCCTCTAG